In Stieleria varia, one genomic interval encodes:
- a CDS encoding MBL fold metallo-hydrolase, whose product MLLKYFYDEKLAHASYMVGCQRAQEAVIVDPGRDIEQYISMAEKEGVKIVAVAETHIHADYVSGARELADRVNAKLYVSDEGPAEWKYLYLEGYDSSLVRDGDHFMIGNIRFDVLHTPGHTPESVSFLLTDQGGGADKPMGIFTGDFVFVGSIGRPDLLEEAAGLMNTAEPGARELFHSSQRFKDLPEYLQVWPAHGAGSACGKGLGAIPSSTVGYEKRFNPALQFDDEDEFVRYILADQPEAPKYFAVMKRVNKEGPRILGAGHHHKMLDVTGLADAIKSGTVVDLSPSPEFAKAHVPGTINIPMGMLSAWAGWLVDYERPMYLICQPNQLEEAARLLHKIGVEQIKGAFDVSEVRSSGMATEVYSSGTPEDLSCGINEGEVKLIDVRSNEEWKEGHVEQAEHRFLGRLPQHLREFPSDQKLVVHCRSGARSAIAASVLQAAGFKNVVNLTGGYMAWKAAGLPSVKSQPVMTG is encoded by the coding sequence ATGTTGCTCAAATATTTCTACGACGAAAAACTCGCCCACGCGTCCTACATGGTCGGGTGCCAGCGAGCACAAGAAGCGGTCATCGTTGATCCAGGTCGCGATATTGAACAGTACATCTCGATGGCTGAAAAAGAAGGCGTCAAGATCGTTGCGGTCGCCGAAACGCACATCCACGCCGATTACGTCTCGGGTGCTCGTGAGTTGGCCGATCGAGTGAACGCCAAGCTCTACGTATCTGATGAGGGTCCGGCGGAATGGAAGTATCTCTATCTGGAGGGCTACGACAGTTCGCTCGTTCGTGACGGGGATCACTTCATGATTGGAAACATTCGATTCGACGTCCTGCACACACCGGGGCACACCCCAGAGAGCGTCTCGTTTCTCCTGACGGATCAGGGCGGTGGTGCCGACAAGCCGATGGGAATCTTCACGGGCGACTTTGTTTTCGTCGGTTCGATTGGGCGACCGGACTTGCTCGAGGAAGCCGCTGGGTTGATGAATACGGCAGAGCCCGGTGCACGCGAGTTGTTCCACTCGTCTCAGCGATTCAAGGATTTGCCTGAATACCTACAAGTATGGCCGGCGCATGGGGCCGGCAGTGCTTGCGGCAAAGGGCTCGGAGCGATCCCATCGTCCACGGTTGGTTACGAGAAACGATTCAATCCGGCGTTGCAGTTCGACGACGAAGACGAGTTTGTTCGCTATATCTTGGCCGACCAACCGGAGGCACCGAAGTACTTCGCGGTGATGAAGCGGGTCAACAAAGAAGGGCCACGGATTCTTGGTGCGGGGCATCATCACAAGATGCTCGACGTTACCGGTCTTGCCGACGCGATCAAGAGTGGCACCGTCGTTGATCTGTCGCCGTCGCCCGAATTCGCAAAGGCTCATGTGCCGGGGACGATCAACATACCCATGGGCATGTTGTCGGCGTGGGCGGGTTGGTTGGTTGATTACGAGCGGCCGATGTACTTGATTTGCCAACCAAATCAACTCGAAGAAGCCGCTCGGCTGCTTCACAAGATCGGCGTGGAGCAGATCAAGGGGGCTTTTGACGTTAGCGAGGTCCGATCCAGCGGCATGGCGACGGAAGTGTACTCAAGTGGAACTCCAGAGGACTTATCGTGCGGCATCAACGAAGGCGAGGTGAAATTGATCGACGTACGTTCTAACGAAGAGTGGAAAGAGGGTCATGTTGAGCAAGCCGAGCATCGATTCCTGGGCCGTTTGCCTCAGCATCTGCGCGAATTTCCCAGCGATCAGAAACTTGTCGTTCACTGCCGCAGCGGGGCTCGATCTGCAATTGCCGCGAGTGTCCTGCAGGCGGCGGGATTCAAGAACGTCGTCAATCTGACGGGCGGCTACATGGCTTGGAAAGCCGCAGGACTGCCCAGTGTAAAATCACAGCCGGTAATGACCGGCTGA
- a CDS encoding bacterioferritin encodes MTKTETIKNLQRALSMELTATHQYQLHACVLDDWGMGLLATKMREELQEELGHSEDFLVRILFLNGDPKLALEKTPVRATSLKQMFETDLADEKEAIDFYTTASIQASEDRDIGTRQLFERIAVDEEGHASWLELQLDLLERMGEPAYIAKHMSTSSAE; translated from the coding sequence ATGACCAAGACTGAAACGATCAAGAATCTGCAACGTGCGTTGTCGATGGAATTGACTGCCACACACCAATACCAATTGCACGCGTGCGTTCTGGATGATTGGGGCATGGGGCTGCTGGCAACAAAAATGCGTGAAGAGCTGCAGGAGGAGCTTGGGCACTCAGAAGACTTCTTGGTCCGCATACTGTTCTTGAACGGGGATCCAAAACTCGCGTTGGAGAAGACGCCTGTTCGTGCAACATCGCTGAAACAAATGTTCGAGACGGATCTTGCGGATGAAAAGGAGGCGATCGACTTCTACACAACGGCATCCATCCAAGCCAGCGAGGACCGAGACATCGGCACACGACAACTTTTCGAGCGAATCGCGGTCGACGAAGAAGGTCACGCGAGCTGGCTGGAGTTGCAGCTCGATTTGCTGGAGCGGATGGGCGAGCCGGCTTATATCGCCAAACACATGTCGACCAGTTCGGCAGAGTAA
- a CDS encoding DsrE family protein yields the protein MKRVAFILNIVFLCAMASPPAYAQDQPGGQRRGMGFGGGRGAGFGPGFGQGRGMRMHATNGEATATETASGSHPLSYPRIADHGGVVKLSDAAQQPRAGTKLLVDLTSGSETNKINGGLEKVAKYVNLFAGGGAEPADVKIAVVFHGDATLAVLKPDAYAAKFHTDGNPNLKLLQQLSDAGVDLYVCGQSLISKGSEPSDVVMFVKTAVSAMTTVVNHQTDGYAYLPLAKAASIDAPSPEAVTTADTADSNKEDHGHGPGMGHGMGMGRGPGAGRGPGAMQGMQGDMTTLHAMFADRDKIKRTVKMLPDGAEAITESDDKAIADLLKEHVPAMEDRVLGDDPLPPMTFHPIFVGLIKHAEDYELSYEETEKGMKVTYQSEDPYVVMLVQEHAKLVSRFIKNGMEEIHTPYELPEFPKKAEPDGDVR from the coding sequence ATGAAGCGTGTCGCTTTCATTCTAAACATTGTGTTTCTTTGTGCGATGGCTAGCCCGCCAGCGTACGCTCAAGATCAGCCGGGAGGCCAACGTCGCGGGATGGGATTCGGCGGCGGGCGAGGAGCTGGATTTGGCCCTGGTTTCGGACAAGGGCGAGGGATGCGAATGCATGCGACGAACGGCGAGGCGACTGCCACGGAAACGGCGAGTGGCTCTCATCCGCTGTCGTATCCAAGAATTGCCGACCACGGGGGCGTGGTGAAGCTTTCTGATGCGGCGCAGCAACCGCGTGCGGGAACAAAGTTGCTGGTTGACCTGACGAGTGGTTCTGAGACAAACAAGATCAATGGAGGTTTGGAGAAGGTTGCAAAGTACGTCAATCTGTTTGCTGGTGGCGGCGCGGAACCCGCAGACGTCAAGATCGCAGTGGTTTTTCACGGCGATGCCACTTTGGCCGTTTTGAAACCTGATGCATACGCTGCCAAGTTTCACACCGACGGCAACCCGAACCTGAAACTGCTGCAACAACTGAGTGATGCGGGCGTGGATCTGTACGTCTGTGGCCAATCGCTGATCTCCAAGGGCTCGGAGCCCAGCGACGTTGTGATGTTCGTCAAGACGGCAGTGTCAGCGATGACAACGGTTGTGAACCACCAAACCGATGGCTACGCCTATCTGCCGCTCGCCAAGGCTGCGTCAATAGACGCACCGTCACCAGAAGCAGTCACCACGGCGGACACAGCCGATTCAAATAAAGAGGATCATGGCCATGGACCAGGAATGGGACACGGCATGGGAATGGGACGCGGTCCCGGTGCCGGTCGAGGACCAGGGGCAATGCAAGGCATGCAGGGAGACATGACGACACTACACGCGATGTTCGCCGATCGCGATAAAATCAAACGCACCGTCAAGATGCTGCCAGACGGCGCCGAAGCGATCACAGAGTCGGACGATAAAGCGATCGCGGACCTTTTGAAAGAGCATGTGCCCGCGATGGAAGATCGAGTGCTGGGAGACGATCCGCTGCCGCCGATGACTTTCCATCCGATCTTCGTCGGACTGATCAAGCATGCCGAGGACTACGAGCTGAGCTATGAAGAAACCGAAAAAGGCATGAAGGTCACCTACCAATCTGAGGATCCCTACGTCGTCATGTTGGTTCAGGAGCACGCGAAGCTGGTCAGTCGGTTCATCAAGAATGGCATGGAAGAGATCCACACTCCGTACGAGCTGCCAGAGTTCCCCAAGAAAGCCGAACCCGATGGAGACGTTCGTTAG
- a CDS encoding c-type heme family protein: MRILFLNASARFLFCACVLFATGCSSKNNAVTPSLSAENNGQNNAADSSAVIVEGQSPSEASKARMLAAKDALFTKLSGKLMDAMASEGPAAAIAVCQQEAPAIAKTVGEEQGLLIGRTGVRLRNQSNVAPSWAAEMVRDRVDTPTFVTLDNGHSAALLPIKLQAQCLMCHGPQEDILPEIKEQLTRLYPDDQATGFKEGELRGWFWIDLAASNE, encoded by the coding sequence ATGAGAATTTTGTTCCTCAATGCGTCTGCACGATTCTTGTTCTGCGCATGTGTGTTGTTTGCGACGGGCTGTTCGTCCAAGAACAATGCTGTGACGCCAAGTCTCTCTGCTGAGAACAATGGTCAGAACAATGCAGCGGACAGTTCGGCCGTGATCGTCGAAGGTCAATCGCCCAGCGAAGCATCGAAGGCGAGAATGTTGGCTGCAAAGGACGCTTTGTTCACAAAGCTGTCCGGGAAATTGATGGATGCGATGGCCAGCGAAGGACCTGCGGCGGCTATCGCGGTTTGTCAGCAGGAAGCCCCTGCGATTGCCAAAACGGTTGGCGAGGAACAAGGTCTGCTGATCGGACGTACCGGCGTGCGATTGAGAAACCAAAGCAATGTTGCTCCGTCATGGGCGGCCGAGATGGTGCGGGACAGGGTCGACACACCCACGTTCGTGACACTGGACAACGGGCATTCGGCTGCGTTGCTGCCGATCAAGTTGCAAGCACAATGTTTGATGTGCCATGGTCCCCAAGAGGACATCCTTCCCGAAATCAAAGAGCAGCTCACGCGACTGTACCCTGATGATCAGGCCACCGGATTCAAAGAAGGTGAGTTGCGAGGCTGGTTCTGGATTGATTTAGCAGCGAGCAACGAATGA
- a CDS encoding efflux RND transporter periplasmic adaptor subunit, whose translation MLKRSIKPLLKTLAAAAVIAGGVYWLRFAPIAVTAYQVTEGELNAEVMGTGTLEARVAASISPKIAGRIARLLADQGDTVKAGDLLVQLDDAELQQQVEIAEANVDAASAAIVRLSSDKKRAEAVYEQANKSFSRLQQLSRQNAASREDADKATEGLAVAEAGIATAEAAIDEGQKQLIAAEKTLQYHRARLQDTKIVAPFDGLVVRRNREPGDVVVPGSSVLTLISVDEVWVSAWVDETEMASLEADQPARIVFRSQPDESFPGSVARLGREADRETREFIVDVRVLKLPKNWAVGQRAEAFIRVAQVDNAVTLPADLVQRRDGSEGVFIFADDHAKWKPIHLGMHNRDLVEITEGLASGDVVVTPVKSSASLRDGQTVTVTMRAAP comes from the coding sequence ATGCTCAAACGATCAATCAAACCTTTGTTGAAAACCCTTGCTGCTGCTGCGGTGATCGCAGGTGGCGTCTATTGGCTGCGGTTTGCCCCCATTGCCGTTACTGCCTATCAAGTGACCGAAGGTGAATTGAATGCAGAAGTGATGGGAACAGGGACTCTGGAAGCTCGCGTGGCAGCATCCATCTCACCCAAGATCGCGGGACGGATCGCGAGGTTGCTGGCAGATCAAGGAGACACGGTCAAGGCCGGCGATTTGCTGGTTCAACTCGATGACGCGGAGCTTCAGCAACAGGTGGAGATTGCCGAGGCGAACGTCGATGCTGCGTCCGCAGCGATTGTCCGGCTCAGTAGCGACAAGAAACGCGCCGAAGCAGTGTATGAGCAAGCCAACAAGAGTTTTTCGCGATTGCAACAACTGAGTCGTCAGAATGCAGCCAGTCGCGAGGATGCCGATAAGGCAACCGAAGGTCTCGCGGTAGCAGAAGCCGGGATCGCCACAGCGGAGGCGGCCATTGATGAGGGCCAAAAGCAGCTTATCGCGGCGGAGAAGACACTGCAGTATCACCGCGCCCGGTTGCAAGACACGAAGATCGTTGCTCCCTTCGATGGTCTTGTGGTGCGCCGCAATCGTGAACCGGGTGATGTGGTTGTGCCTGGGAGCTCAGTGTTGACGCTGATTTCTGTCGACGAAGTATGGGTGAGTGCCTGGGTCGACGAAACAGAGATGGCAAGCTTAGAGGCTGATCAGCCTGCCAGAATCGTTTTTCGTTCTCAACCGGATGAGTCGTTTCCGGGCAGTGTCGCCCGACTCGGGCGCGAAGCGGATCGTGAGACACGTGAGTTTATCGTCGATGTGCGAGTGCTGAAGTTGCCGAAGAACTGGGCAGTTGGTCAACGTGCGGAAGCATTCATCCGGGTTGCGCAAGTTGACAATGCAGTGACCTTACCAGCAGATTTGGTGCAGCGTCGCGATGGCAGCGAAGGTGTTTTCATTTTCGCCGACGATCATGCCAAATGGAAGCCGATCCATCTGGGAATGCACAATCGAGACTTGGTCGAAATCACTGAGGGGCTTGCCTCGGGCGATGTGGTGGTAACGCCAGTCAAGTCATCTGCGAGTTTGCGCGACGGCCAAACGGTCACGGTGACAATGAGGGCGGCACCATGA
- a CDS encoding ABC transporter permease — MNLAVKDIRHSLGRFALTAIGIGLLLMIVMGMGGIYRGVVEDATLLIERVDADLWIVQRNTRGPFAELSRVSSSLVYRAAAVPGVESAREFVYHTIQRERDGTPIRIAVLGLSWPLDKGDWVELDAGRPLRQAHYEMIADKTLGLGVGEKIRLGKETYTVVGTTSNMISSSGDGIAMFTISDAQAIQFDTPGEAIRLERAAREARGEDFELGIQQPMILDNAARPSSQLPAIARPQISAVMAKLSAGADRERAIATISAWRDVSVFTKEGERELLLKGSVERVRRQIGLFRVLLTVIAAIIMALILYTLTLDKIHSIALLKLIGAPNRVILGLILQQALILGVVGYGIAYLVGQRLFPLFPRRVILADADLIQLACIVVGISIVSSLLGIWKAMKVSPNEALA, encoded by the coding sequence ATGAATCTTGCTGTGAAGGATATACGACACAGCCTGGGGCGGTTCGCTCTGACGGCAATCGGTATCGGCCTGTTGTTGATGATCGTGATGGGAATGGGGGGCATTTATCGCGGGGTGGTCGAAGATGCGACGTTGTTGATCGAGCGTGTCGACGCTGATTTATGGATCGTCCAACGTAACACGCGAGGACCGTTTGCTGAGCTGTCGCGAGTCTCGTCGAGTTTGGTTTACCGTGCTGCAGCTGTTCCCGGAGTCGAGTCTGCACGCGAATTCGTTTACCACACCATTCAGCGAGAACGTGACGGAACGCCGATTCGTATCGCAGTACTCGGACTGAGTTGGCCGTTGGACAAAGGCGATTGGGTGGAACTCGATGCCGGCCGTCCTCTTCGACAAGCCCACTACGAGATGATTGCAGACAAAACGCTGGGGTTGGGCGTCGGAGAGAAGATACGACTTGGTAAGGAGACTTACACGGTGGTGGGAACCACGAGCAACATGATCAGTTCGAGTGGTGATGGGATCGCCATGTTTACGATCAGTGATGCTCAGGCGATTCAATTTGATACGCCTGGTGAAGCGATTAGGCTAGAACGAGCCGCGAGAGAAGCACGCGGAGAAGATTTTGAGTTAGGGATTCAGCAGCCCATGATACTGGACAATGCCGCCAGGCCGTCCAGTCAGTTGCCTGCGATTGCCCGTCCCCAAATCAGCGCTGTCATGGCCAAGCTGTCTGCCGGAGCCGATCGAGAGCGAGCCATTGCAACCATCTCCGCGTGGAGGGATGTGTCGGTCTTTACCAAAGAAGGCGAACGAGAGCTGCTGCTCAAAGGAAGCGTTGAGCGTGTCCGCCGACAAATCGGGTTGTTTCGCGTTTTGTTGACCGTCATCGCGGCGATCATCATGGCGCTGATTCTGTACACGCTGACGCTCGATAAGATTCATTCAATTGCTTTACTGAAACTGATTGGTGCTCCCAACAGGGTGATCCTTGGATTGATCCTACAGCAAGCCTTGATCTTAGGTGTCGTAGGATATGGGATTGCTTATCTGGTGGGGCAGCGATTATTTCCATTGTTTCCGCGACGAGTCATCCTGGCGGATGCGGACTTGATTCAATTGGCTTGCATCGTGGTCGGAATCTCGATCGTTTCTAGCCTACTAGGGATTTGGAAAGCCATGAAAGTCTCTCCGAACGAAGCGCTGGCATGA
- a CDS encoding ABC transporter ATP-binding protein, with translation MNRTDPPFAIEAEELTKIYGSGNTEVVAMRNASMQVSQGEVVALLGPSGSGKSTFLTAVGLINPPTSGRITIGGRMVLDGSQAHANLRSFRRQHIGFIFQKSNLIPFLSAVENVQIAMQLNGLSKDASYRRAMELLEYLGVDDRAANLPSMLSGGQQQRIAVARSLANRPSVILADEPTAALDGQRGRQVMELFAKVAHEQGAGVIVVTHDHRSLDVFDTTYEMEDGILTKQTTSTKASVV, from the coding sequence ATGAACAGAACGGATCCCCCATTCGCGATCGAAGCCGAAGAATTGACGAAAATCTACGGCAGCGGAAACACGGAAGTCGTTGCCATGCGAAACGCATCCATGCAAGTATCGCAAGGCGAGGTCGTTGCCTTGCTGGGTCCGAGTGGCAGTGGCAAGTCGACTTTCTTGACCGCTGTAGGTTTGATCAATCCACCTACATCGGGGCGTATTACGATTGGCGGACGAATGGTGCTCGACGGATCGCAAGCTCATGCGAACCTGAGGTCGTTCCGTCGCCAGCACATCGGATTCATTTTTCAAAAGTCGAATTTGATACCTTTCTTATCGGCCGTGGAGAATGTCCAAATCGCGATGCAACTCAATGGCCTTTCCAAAGACGCATCCTATCGACGGGCGATGGAGTTGCTCGAATACCTCGGCGTCGACGATCGAGCAGCCAACCTGCCGTCCATGCTCTCGGGTGGGCAACAGCAGCGAATCGCCGTTGCGCGGTCGCTTGCCAATCGTCCCAGTGTGATACTGGCGGATGAACCCACCGCTGCGCTCGATGGGCAACGAGGCCGACAGGTAATGGAACTGTTTGCCAAAGTTGCTCATGAACAGGGCGCGGGCGTGATCGTCGTCACCCACGATCATCGATCACTGGACGTTTTTGACACAACCTACGAGATGGAAGACGGCATTTTGACCAAACAGACAACGTCAACGAAGGCGTCGGTGGTATGA